In Toxotes jaculatrix isolate fToxJac2 chromosome 11, fToxJac2.pri, whole genome shotgun sequence, a single genomic region encodes these proteins:
- the gtf2a1l gene encoding TFIIA-alpha and beta-like factor — MLNNTGPVAKLYLSIIDDVIESMKELFLDEGLEDRVLDDLRHLWESKMMQSKAMEDFRKNNINSSNFVLQLPANYSQTDQELTASVVIPASQNIHSFPVKNNSEALATFSLPAGLAYPVQIPAGVTLQTASGQLYKVNVPVVVTQAPAGQQSASHPTQKAPAPPPAAVPPNTIHPQEVEPSPVPAASVAQLPQPAADLPSSQESSLPREPQAPTADTSQLQGVDSPPPEVTLGENEPSPQPEPVNFSMTASSCSQLLDFQLSTVEALTQTAQLKTRDIDDILKEVIEEEREKAERVRNLVPGKTEDQSEAALGLDLDYSYSELSDIVQLDGPADNSDTEDEDEVPLEENDFLGIINAEAIKVLQEGDGSSDGNSISSSSDGEGVDELSNAEDEDPLNSGDDVIEQDIPDLFDTDNVIVCQYDKIHRSKNRWKFHLKDGVMCYAGRDYVFSKAVGEAEW; from the exons ATGCTGAACAACACAGGCCCGGTG GCCAAACTCTACTTGTCCATAATTGATGATGTGATTGAGAGCATGAAGGAGCTCTTCTTGGATGAAGGGCTTGAAGACCGCGTCCTGGACGATTTAAGACAT CTTTGGGAGTCAAAGATGATGCAGTCTAAAGCAATGGAAGACTTTAGGAAAAACAATATCAACTCATCCAACTTTGTGCTCCAGCTCCCTGCCAACTACAGTCAGACTGATCAGGAGCTCACAG CCTCAGTCGTGATCCCTGCAAGTCAGAATATCCACAGCTTCCCAGTCAAG AACAACTCAGAGGCCCTTGCTACTTTCTCTCTCCCGGCTGGGTTAGCTTACCCTGTGCAGATACCAGCAGGAGTCACTCTACAAACAGCCTCTG GTCAACTTTACAAGGTCAATGTTCCCGTTGTGGTTACTCAAGCCCCAGCAGGTCAGCAATCTGCATCCCATCCCACACAGAAAGCCCCTGCCCCTCCTCCCGCTGCAGTCCCACCAAATACCATTCACCCTCAGGAGGTGGAGCCGTCCCCTGTTCCGGCTGCTTCTGTGGCACAGCTGCCACAGCCAGCGGCCGATTTACCCTCCAGTCAGGAGAGCAGCCTCCCCCGAGAGCCGCAAGCCCCCACTGCTGACACCTCGCAGCTTCAGGGGGTCGACTCTCCACCGCCTGAGGTCACGCTGGGAGAAAATGAGCCGAGTCCGCAACCTGAACCTGTGAACTTCAGCATGACCGCCTCATCCTGCAGTCAGTTATTAGACTTCCAGCTCAGCACAGTGGAGGCTTTGACACAGACGGCCCAGTTAAAGACCAGAGACATTGATGACATCCTGAAAGAAGTGattgaggaggagagagagaaggcagaaaGGGTGAGGAATCTAGTGCCTGGAAAGACTGAAGACCAGTCTGAGGCTGCTCTCGGG CTGGACCTGGACTACAGCTACAGTGAGCTGTCAGACATCGTTCAGCTGGATGGTCCCGCAGACAACTCTGACACcgaggatgaagatgaagttCCGCTGGAAGAGAATGACTTCCTGGGTATAATCAACGCAGAGGCCATAAAGGTCCTGCAGGAAGGAGATGGAAGCAGTGACGGCAATAGCATCTCCTCCAGCAGCGACGGCGAGGGAGTAGATGAACTCAGTAATGCTGAGgatgag GATCCTCTGAATTCAGGTGACGATGTGATTGAGCAGGACATCCCAGACCTCTTTGACACCGACAATGTTATCGTTTGCCAGTACGACAAA ATTCACCGCAGTAAGAACCGCTGGAAGTTTCATTTGAAAGATGGGGTGATGTGTTACGCAGGCAGGGACTACGTGTTCTCTAAAGCTGTAGGGGAAGCTGAGTGGTAA
- the LOC121189256 gene encoding lutropin-choriogonadotropic hormone receptor-like, translating to MSGPVSRMAPWAVWLLVALSGVLNVRSCWAYTCPAICRCSADTFQCSKDTQLASRAGETSVHRLRLTHLPLKEVPTHAFKELINTTIIEISQSDCITQIQRHAFLSLHSLAQISVQNINSLRVIEKGAFTDLPKLEHLSISNTGVTHFPDFTTISSLVPNIILEMADNMRIDFIPANSFRGITEEYIEMNLVRNGFKEIQSHAFNGTKLNTLILRDNRYLSYIREDAFDGASGPSTLDVSSTALSSLPPKGLRQVRFLKASSAFALKSLPPLESLAELLQAELTYPSHCCAFHTWRRKQRESALKNFTKFCDLSGTEIEPTADAQTLIDDINFQYPDLEFDCLNNPYVKCTPNPDAFNPCEDLLGFPFLRCLTWIITVFAVTGNLAVLVILLISHHKLTISRFLMCNLAFADLCMGLYLMLIAFMDHYSRHEYYNHATDWQTGPGCGIAGFLTVFASELSVYTLTVISLERWHTITNAMHVNKRLRMHHVMAMMGAGWGFSLLVALLPLVGVSSYSKVSICLPMDIETLSSQVYVVAVLILNVVAFIAVCYCYICIYLSVYNPEHSTRHGDTKIAKRMAVLIFTDFICMAPISFFAISAALRMPLITVSHSKILLILFYPINSLCNPFLYTIFTRAFRKDMCLLLSRCGCCHASTDFYRSQTLASHLTCAQKTSSRKPHSLSFYAYHIKMKGCFLNKGTT from the exons A TGAGTGGCCCGGTGTCACGCATGGCTCCCTGGGCGGTCTGGCTCCTGGTCGCGCTTTCCGGTGTCCTGAATGTGCGCTCCTGCTGGGCTTATACCTGTCCGGCCATCTGCCGCTGCAGCGCCGACACTTTTCAGTGCAGCAAAGACACTCAGCTGGCCTCCCGGGCAGGGGAAACATCCGTGCATCGACT AAGACTCACTCATCTGCCCTTGAAAGAAGTCCCCACTCATGCCTTCAAGGAGCTGATCAACACCACAATAAT TGAGATTTCCCAGAGCGACTGCatcacacagatacagagacatgccttcctctccctccacagCCTGGCCCAAAT CTCAGTGCAGAATATCAACAGTCTAAGGGTTATTGAAAAAGGGGCCTTCACTGACCTGCCCAAACTGGAACACTT GAGCATCTCAAACACAGGAGTGACACACTTCCCAGACTTCACAACTATCTCGTCCTTGGTGCCAAATATTATCCT AGAAATGGCAGACAACATGAGGATCGACTTCATTCCTGCCAATTCTTTCCGGGGGATCACAGAGGAGTACATCGAGAT GAACCTGGTTAGAAATGGCTTCAAGGAAATACAATCTCATGCATTCAATGGAACCAAGCTCAACACACT AATTTTGAGAGACAACAGGTATCTCAGTTACATTCGAGAAGACGCTTTTGATGGAGCTTCAGGTCCGAGTACCCT GGATGTTTCCTCCACAGCTCTGAGTTCCCTCCCACCTAAAGGGTTGAGGCAGGTGAGGTTTCTGAAAGCCAGTTCTGCCTTTGCTCTGAAGAGCCTCCCTCCCCTGGAAAGCctggctgagctgctgcaggctgaGCTCACGTACCCCAGCCACTGCTGTGCCTTCCACACGTGGCGTCGGAAACAAAG ggaAAGTGCTTTAAAGAACTTCACAAAGTTTTGTGATCTCAGTGGAACAGAAAT AGAGCCCACTGCAGATGCCCAGACTCTAATTGATGACATCAACTTTCAGTATCCAGACCTGGAGTTTGATTGTCTCAACAACCCCTACGTCAAGTGCACCCCAAATCCAGATGCTTTTAACCCTTGTGAGGACCTGCTGGGCTTTCCCTTCCTGCGCTGCCTCACCTGGATAATCACAGTTTTCGCTGTGACCGGCAACCTGGCTGTTCTGGTTATTCTGCTAATTAGCCACCACAAGCTGACCATCTCCAGATTCCTCATGTGTAACCTGGCCTTCGCTGACCTCTGCATGGGGCTTTACCTGATGCTCATTGCCTTCATGGACCACTACTCCCGTCACGAGTACTACAACCACGCCACGGACTGGCAGACGGGGCCTGGGTGTGGCATAGCAGGGTTTTTGACAGTGTTTGCCAGCGAGCTATCAGTATATACACTGACTGTGATTAGCCTTGAACGCTGGCACACCATCACCAACGCCATGCACGTCAACAAGAGGCTTCGGATGCATCATGTGATGGCCATGATGGGGGCAGGCTGGGGCTTCTCTCTGCTGGTTGCCCTGCTCCCTCTGGTGGGGGTTAGCAGTTACAGCAAAGTGAGCATCTGTCTGCCCATGGACATCGAGACACTGAGCTCTCAGGTTTACGTGGTGGCTGTGCTCATTCTCAACGTTGTCGCTTTCATTGCGGTCTGTTACTGTTACATATGCATATACCTGAGCGTTTACAACCCAGAGCACTCTACTCGTCACGGAGACACCAAGATTGCCAAGCGCATGGCCGTGCTCATTTTCACCGACTTCATATGCATGGCGCCCATCTCCTTCTTCGCCATCTCTGCGGCCCTGCGTATGCCCCTTATAACCGTGTCTCACTCAAAGATCCTGCTCATCCTTTTTTATCCCATCAACTCCCTCTGCAACCCTTTCCTGTACACCATCTTCACACGTGCTTTCAGGAAGGACATGTGCCTGCTGCTGAGTCGCTGCGGCTGCTGCCACGCCAGCACTGACTTCTACAGGTCACAGACTCTGGCTTCACACCTCACCTGTGCCCAAAAAACATCCAGCAGAAAACCTCACTCGCTCAGCTTCTATGCCTATCACATCAAAATGAAGGGATGCTTTCTAAACAAGGGAACCACATGA